One Streptomyces lincolnensis genomic region harbors:
- a CDS encoding Pls/PosA family non-ribosomal peptide synthetase produces the protein MGGISGAGTESVLAEVLAGVVRKEHIPVDSHFFEDLGANSLVMAHFCARVRKRPDLPAVSMRDVYGHPTIRRLAAALAETPEEATAQVPAQVTAVPEPGSTARYILCGALQFVVFALYCVLTGTVAARGYEWISAGDGAADVYGRSVVFGGALFVGMCVFPVLAKWLLVGRWKETDFPVWSLAYVRFWTLKTLLRGNPMVLFVGNPVYVLYLRALGARIGPGVTILTKDVPVCADLLTVGAGTVIRKDCHLLCYEAHAGRIRTGSVTLGSGVYVGENTVLGIDSSMGDGSQLGHASALYGGLAVPAGARWHGSPARPTDVDYVRVPPARCGTSRRFGYGLVALLQTVLLWVPLGLGGTYLVLDSAPALDTLLDPASQSLGSARFYGEALLLSVAMFGSFLLVGLVTVAVLPRLLKPFLRADRVYPLYGFHYSLHRAIARMTNLKFFKWLCGDSSYIVPYLRSIGYDLSEVEQTGSNFGTAVQHETPYLVTVGTGTMVADGLSVVNADYSGTSFRLAHTTIGAHNFLGNHIAYPAGGRTGENCLLATKVLIPLDGEVREGVGLLGSPPFEIPRTVERDTRFDHLREGDELARRLRAKNRFNLRSMGLFLFLRWLHWFMLTVLGFASFDLYGAADGGLVGGLLIGGYLVAALLFTAAYWILIERAICRFRPLKPRLCSIYDPYFWWHERLWKVSDQHLVAFNGTPFKNVLWRLMGVRMGRRVFDDGTAITERSLTTIGDDATLAAHTKVQSHSQEDGTFKSDHITIGAGCTVGTGALVHYGVSMGDGAVLAPDSFLMKGEEMPAGAHWGGNPAVAPRRA, from the coding sequence GTGGGGGGAATATCCGGCGCCGGCACCGAGAGCGTACTCGCTGAGGTGCTGGCCGGAGTCGTACGCAAGGAACACATACCGGTCGACAGTCACTTCTTCGAGGATCTGGGGGCCAACTCACTGGTAATGGCGCACTTCTGCGCCCGAGTCAGGAAACGGCCGGACCTGCCGGCGGTGTCGATGCGGGACGTCTACGGACACCCGACGATCCGCAGGCTGGCGGCGGCCCTCGCCGAGACCCCGGAGGAAGCCACCGCGCAGGTTCCCGCGCAGGTCACAGCAGTGCCCGAGCCGGGCAGCACGGCACGGTACATCCTGTGCGGGGCACTTCAGTTCGTGGTCTTCGCCCTGTACTGCGTGCTCACCGGGACGGTCGCGGCCCGGGGCTACGAGTGGATCTCCGCCGGCGACGGCGCGGCCGACGTCTACGGCCGCTCGGTGGTCTTCGGCGGCGCGCTGTTCGTCGGCATGTGCGTCTTCCCGGTGCTGGCGAAGTGGCTGCTCGTCGGCCGCTGGAAGGAGACCGACTTCCCGGTCTGGAGCCTGGCCTACGTCCGCTTCTGGACCCTGAAGACACTGCTGCGCGGCAACCCGATGGTCCTGTTCGTCGGCAACCCGGTCTATGTCCTGTACCTGCGGGCCCTCGGCGCGCGGATCGGGCCGGGCGTCACGATCCTGACCAAGGACGTGCCGGTCTGCGCCGACCTGCTGACCGTCGGAGCGGGCACGGTGATCCGCAAGGACTGCCACCTCCTGTGCTACGAGGCGCACGCCGGCCGTATCCGCACCGGGTCCGTCACCCTCGGCAGCGGGGTGTACGTCGGTGAGAACACCGTGCTCGGGATCGACAGCTCCATGGGCGACGGCTCCCAGCTGGGCCACGCCTCCGCCCTCTACGGCGGCCTGGCGGTCCCGGCGGGGGCGCGCTGGCACGGCTCCCCGGCCCGGCCGACGGACGTCGACTACGTACGGGTCCCTCCGGCACGGTGCGGCACCTCGCGCCGGTTCGGCTACGGCCTGGTCGCCCTGCTCCAGACGGTGCTGCTGTGGGTGCCCCTCGGGCTGGGCGGGACCTACCTGGTGCTGGACTCCGCACCCGCGCTGGACACCCTGCTCGACCCGGCCTCGCAGTCCCTGGGCTCCGCGCGCTTCTACGGCGAGGCGCTGCTGCTGTCGGTCGCGATGTTCGGGAGTTTCCTCCTGGTCGGCCTGGTCACGGTGGCCGTGCTGCCGCGTCTGCTGAAGCCGTTCCTGCGCGCGGACCGGGTCTATCCGCTCTACGGCTTCCACTACTCGCTGCACCGGGCGATCGCCCGCATGACCAACCTCAAGTTCTTCAAGTGGCTGTGCGGGGACAGTTCGTACATCGTCCCCTACCTGCGGTCCATCGGCTACGACCTGTCCGAGGTGGAGCAGACCGGCTCCAACTTCGGCACGGCGGTCCAGCACGAGACGCCGTACCTGGTCACCGTGGGCACCGGCACGATGGTCGCCGACGGGCTGTCCGTGGTGAACGCCGACTACTCCGGTACGTCGTTCCGCCTCGCGCACACCACGATCGGGGCGCACAACTTCCTCGGCAACCACATCGCCTACCCGGCCGGGGGCCGTACCGGCGAGAACTGCCTGCTGGCGACGAAGGTGCTGATCCCGCTGGACGGCGAGGTCCGCGAGGGCGTGGGGCTGCTCGGCTCGCCGCCCTTCGAGATCCCGCGGACGGTGGAGCGCGACACCCGCTTCGACCATCTGCGCGAGGGCGACGAGCTGGCCCGTCGGCTGCGCGCCAAGAACCGGTTCAACCTGCGCTCGATGGGGCTGTTCCTGTTCCTGCGCTGGCTGCACTGGTTCATGCTCACGGTGCTCGGCTTCGCCTCCTTCGACCTGTACGGCGCCGCCGACGGCGGCCTGGTCGGCGGGCTGCTGATCGGCGGATACCTGGTGGCGGCCCTGCTGTTCACCGCCGCCTACTGGATCCTCATCGAGCGGGCCATCTGCCGTTTCCGTCCGCTGAAGCCGCGGCTGTGCTCGATCTACGACCCGTACTTCTGGTGGCACGAGCGGCTGTGGAAGGTGTCCGACCAGCACCTCGTCGCGTTCAACGGCACGCCGTTCAAGAACGTCCTGTGGCGGCTGATGGGCGTCCGGATGGGCCGCCGGGTCTTCGACGACGGCACCGCCATCACCGAGCGCTCGCTCACCACGATCGGCGACGACGCCACGCTGGCCGCCCACACCAAGGTGCAGTCCCACTCGCAGGAGGACGGCACCTTCAAGTCCGACCACATCACCATCGGCGCCGGCTGCACGGTCGGGACCGGCGCGCTCGTCCACTACGGCGTCTCGATGGGGGACGGCGCCGTACTCGCCCCCGACTCCTTCCTGATGAAGGGCGAGGAGATGCCGGCGGGGGCGCACTGGGGCGGGAATCCGGCGGTCGCGCCGCGGCGCGCGTAA
- a CDS encoding YihY/virulence factor BrkB family protein, which translates to MQPASESPQPPSGRLHRARALYRDVSKRRTTWLLIKDTVNSCIEYRILGLAAEAAFFTLLSVPPLLLSMIGLLGYVDDWTGTDTISSLESNILEASRTVLSDKGVEQIAQPILDDVMKGGRPDVISVGFLFALWSGSRAVNVFIDTITVMYGLDGVRGIVKTRLVAFLLFLAALLIGSVALPLMVAGPDAVVDIVPWSATVVQVLYWPVVLVLSIAFLTTLYHVSVPVRSPWIEDVPGALVALAMWVLGSFLLRIYLQTTVEGASIYGSLAAAVAVMLWIGVSAFAVLVGAAVNAAIDRVWPAAATAAARAANERLREAQVAEYVARAAARESGPDDPDDPDMPSEFPERWSRFLPPEDVTSRLRTHVKSTHPPHKPEGS; encoded by the coding sequence GTGCAGCCAGCAAGTGAATCCCCCCAACCACCCTCCGGCCGTCTCCACCGGGCGCGGGCCCTCTACCGGGACGTCTCGAAGCGCAGGACGACCTGGCTGCTGATCAAGGACACCGTCAACTCGTGCATCGAGTACCGCATCCTGGGCCTCGCGGCCGAGGCCGCCTTCTTCACCCTGCTGTCGGTGCCGCCCCTGCTGCTGAGCATGATCGGCCTGCTCGGCTACGTCGACGACTGGACCGGCACCGACACCATCAGCAGCCTGGAGAGCAACATCCTGGAGGCGTCGCGCACCGTCCTGTCCGACAAGGGCGTCGAGCAGATCGCCCAGCCGATCCTGGACGACGTGATGAAGGGCGGCCGCCCCGACGTCATCTCCGTCGGCTTCCTCTTCGCCCTGTGGTCCGGCTCGCGCGCGGTGAACGTCTTCATCGACACCATCACCGTCATGTACGGCCTCGACGGCGTCCGCGGCATCGTCAAGACCCGCCTCGTCGCCTTCCTGCTCTTCCTCGCGGCCCTGCTGATCGGCTCGGTCGCGCTGCCCCTGATGGTGGCCGGTCCGGACGCGGTGGTGGACATCGTCCCGTGGTCCGCGACCGTCGTGCAGGTCCTGTACTGGCCCGTCGTCCTCGTGCTCTCGATCGCCTTCCTGACGACCCTCTACCACGTCTCCGTGCCCGTGCGCTCCCCGTGGATCGAGGACGTCCCCGGCGCCCTCGTCGCCCTCGCCATGTGGGTCCTCGGCAGCTTCCTGCTGCGCATCTACCTCCAGACCACCGTCGAGGGCGCCTCGATCTACGGCTCCCTCGCCGCCGCCGTCGCGGTCATGCTGTGGATCGGCGTCTCCGCCTTCGCCGTCCTCGTCGGCGCCGCCGTCAACGCCGCCATCGACCGCGTCTGGCCCGCCGCCGCCACCGCCGCCGCCCGCGCCGCCAACGAACGCCTGCGCGAGGCCCAGGTCGCCGAGTACGTCGCCCGGGCCGCGGCCCGCGAATCCGGCCCGGACGACCCGGACGACCCCGACATGCCCTCGGAGTTCCCGGAACGCTGGTCCCGCTTCCTGCCTCCGGAGGACGTCACGTCCCGCCTGCGCACCCACGTGAAGAGCACACACCCACCGCACAAACCGGAGGGGTCGTAG
- a CDS encoding NAD(P)H-binding protein codes for MTENTQNTTVVVTGASGRTGSRVVQSARAAGLTVRAASRARGFDWEDPTTWAETLRDADAAYLMYPTDIGAPAAAEGIGALAREAVGLGVRRLVLLSARGETQALPAEEALKSSGADWTIVRATWFAQNFSEGPLVEGIRHGELVFPAGEVKEPFVDVRDISDVVAAVLVSGDPYVGRTLELTGPRLLSWREAVAEISSATGMSIVYTPLPAAAYGEALAGFGEAPETVELLVEVFEGLMDGRNAHTTDDVRQVLGRGARDFGEFVREAAAAGVWKA; via the coding sequence ATGACGGAAAACACGCAGAACACGACGGTTGTGGTGACCGGGGCCAGTGGGCGTACCGGGAGCCGGGTGGTGCAGTCCGCGCGGGCGGCCGGGCTGACGGTCCGGGCCGCGTCCCGGGCGCGGGGGTTCGACTGGGAGGACCCGACGACGTGGGCGGAGACCCTGCGGGACGCGGACGCGGCGTACCTCATGTACCCCACCGACATCGGCGCCCCCGCGGCGGCCGAGGGGATCGGGGCGCTGGCCCGCGAGGCGGTCGGGCTCGGGGTGCGGCGGCTGGTGCTGCTGTCGGCGCGTGGGGAGACGCAGGCGCTGCCGGCGGAGGAGGCGCTGAAGTCGTCGGGGGCCGACTGGACGATCGTGCGGGCCACGTGGTTCGCGCAGAACTTCAGCGAGGGGCCGCTGGTGGAGGGGATCCGGCACGGGGAGCTGGTGTTCCCGGCGGGTGAGGTGAAGGAGCCGTTCGTCGATGTGCGGGACATCTCCGATGTGGTGGCGGCGGTGTTGGTGTCCGGGGATCCGTATGTGGGGCGGACGTTGGAGTTGACGGGGCCGCGGCTGCTGTCGTGGCGGGAGGCGGTCGCGGAGATCTCCTCCGCCACGGGGATGTCGATCGTGTACACGCCGTTGCCTGCGGCGGCGTACGGGGAAGCGTTGGCGGGGTTCGGGGAGGCGCCGGAGACCGTGGAGCTGTTGGTGGAGGTGTTCGAGGGGTTGATGGACGGGCGTAACGCGCACACCACCGATGATGTGCGGCAGGTGTTGGGGCGTGGAGCGCGGGACTTCGGGGAGTTCGTGCGGGAAGCGGCTGCGGCGGGTGTTTGGAAGGCGTAG
- a CDS encoding AraC family transcriptional regulator: MDALAGLLEGPRARGAFMIRACFDPPWAVRIEDRAPLTVMLMVRGESWIMPDAGERVRLTAGDLAIARGPDPYTCADDPGTAPQALILPGAECRYPDGRSLSGTMDLGVRTWGDRLDGAAVMLIGTYLWQGEVSGRLLDALPPLLTLTSDVWDCPLTPMLMDEIVRDEPGQEVVLDRLLDLLVIAALRAWFSRPEARPPAWYVALSDPVVGRVLRLIQDDPGHGWTVATLASKAGVSRAALARRFTELVGEPPMTYLTGWRLALAADRLRDSDATLDAIARQVGYGSAFALSSAFKRVYGVSPQEHRGRAA, encoded by the coding sequence ATGGACGCTCTCGCAGGCCTTCTGGAAGGCCCCCGAGCCCGGGGCGCCTTCATGATCCGAGCGTGTTTCGATCCACCGTGGGCGGTACGCATCGAGGACCGCGCCCCCCTCACCGTCATGCTCATGGTCCGCGGCGAGTCATGGATCATGCCCGACGCGGGGGAGCGGGTCCGGCTGACCGCCGGCGACCTCGCCATCGCCCGCGGCCCCGACCCGTACACCTGCGCCGACGACCCCGGCACGGCACCGCAGGCGCTGATCCTGCCGGGCGCCGAGTGCCGCTATCCCGACGGCAGGTCCCTCAGCGGCACGATGGACCTGGGCGTACGGACGTGGGGCGACCGCCTCGACGGGGCGGCCGTGATGCTGATCGGCACGTATCTGTGGCAGGGCGAGGTCAGCGGGCGCCTGCTGGACGCGTTGCCGCCGCTGCTCACCCTCACCTCCGACGTGTGGGACTGCCCGCTGACACCGATGCTCATGGACGAGATCGTCCGCGACGAGCCCGGCCAGGAGGTCGTCCTCGACCGCCTGCTCGACCTGCTGGTCATCGCCGCGCTGCGGGCCTGGTTCTCCCGCCCCGAGGCGCGCCCGCCCGCGTGGTACGTCGCGCTGTCCGACCCCGTCGTCGGCCGGGTGCTGCGGTTGATCCAGGACGATCCCGGACACGGGTGGACGGTGGCCACGCTGGCCTCCAAGGCGGGGGTGTCCCGGGCCGCGCTGGCCCGGCGGTTCACGGAGTTGGTGGGGGAGCCGCCGATGACGTACCTGACCGGGTGGCGGCTGGCGCTGGCGGCGGACCGGCTGCGGGACAGCGACGCGACCTTGGACGCCATCGCCCGGCAGGTGGGGTACGGGAGCGCGTTCGCCCTGTCGAGCGCGTTCAAGAGGGTGTACGGGGTGAGTCCGCAGGAGCACAGGGGGCGGGCGGCGTAG
- a CDS encoding helix-turn-helix domain-containing protein, whose product MYAERASRLAGAVVWTNEPAGDPAGRVLPDGCMDLLWNDGRLLVAGPDTRAYVTGGPGAWAGVRFPPGTAPALLGVPAHELRDRRVELTELLPAPEVRRLTAAVHAAVDPATGLDEVATRWATAAQPPDPLLRRLVAALGTGRPVAATADELGLGARQLHRRSLNAFGYGPKTLARVLRLQRALALARAGVSFADTAARAGFADQAHLARDVREFTGLPLGELLGRTG is encoded by the coding sequence ATGTACGCGGAGAGGGCGTCCCGGCTCGCGGGCGCCGTCGTCTGGACCAACGAACCGGCCGGGGATCCGGCCGGACGCGTTCTGCCCGACGGGTGCATGGATCTGCTCTGGAACGACGGGCGGTTGCTCGTCGCGGGGCCCGACACGCGGGCGTACGTCACCGGCGGGCCCGGCGCGTGGGCGGGTGTGCGTTTCCCTCCCGGTACCGCGCCCGCGCTCCTGGGTGTGCCGGCGCACGAACTGCGCGACCGGCGCGTGGAGTTGACGGAGCTGCTGCCCGCGCCGGAGGTACGGCGGCTGACCGCGGCGGTGCACGCGGCCGTCGACCCGGCGACCGGGCTCGACGAGGTGGCGACCCGCTGGGCCACCGCGGCACAACCCCCGGACCCCCTGCTACGACGACTGGTCGCGGCCCTCGGCACCGGGCGCCCGGTCGCCGCGACCGCCGACGAACTCGGGCTCGGCGCGCGCCAGTTGCACCGCCGTTCGCTGAACGCCTTCGGGTACGGCCCGAAGACGCTGGCGAGGGTGCTGCGGTTGCAGCGGGCGCTCGCGCTGGCCCGCGCCGGGGTGTCGTTCGCGGACACCGCGGCTCGGGCCGGGTTCGCGGATCAGGCGCATCTGGCGCGGGACGTACGGGAGTTCACCGGACTGCCGCTGGGGGAGCTACTGGGCCGGACCGGGTAG
- a CDS encoding VOC family protein, with protein MTPRFDAIGVVASDLAASIAFYRRLGLDFPEGADKQPHAEAALPGGLRLMLDSEETVRSIDPEWQPPAEGGRISLALLCDSPAEVDTVYADMVGAGHRGERKPWDAEWGQRYACLVDPDGNGVDLFAPLPGPAQ; from the coding sequence ATGACTCCACGATTCGACGCGATCGGCGTGGTGGCTTCCGACCTGGCCGCCTCCATCGCCTTCTACCGCCGGCTCGGCCTCGACTTCCCCGAGGGGGCCGACAAGCAACCGCACGCCGAGGCCGCGCTCCCGGGCGGGCTGCGGCTGATGCTCGACAGCGAGGAGACCGTCCGCTCGATCGACCCGGAATGGCAGCCGCCGGCCGAGGGCGGCCGTATCTCGCTGGCCCTGCTGTGCGACAGCCCGGCCGAGGTCGACACCGTCTACGCGGACATGGTGGGCGCCGGACACCGGGGCGAGCGCAAGCCGTGGGACGCCGAGTGGGGCCAGCGGTACGCGTGCCTCGTCGACCCGGACGGCAACGGCGTCGACCTGTTCGCGCCGCTACCCGGTCCGGCCCAGTAG
- a CDS encoding peptidoglycan-binding protein has protein sequence MSRWKGLPAELDPRVRQLVVRLRRLKDHSGLSARQLAAKTGYSTSSWERYLGGRSLPPREAVEAMARIAGEDPTRLLALHEVAAEAWTERRGGASGGRAGHVVESVPRPRRSARPWIRTRTAVVVGAVALVLAVSTTVLLAVRLDRDGGEKQAAPSATPSWSMLSPTPSEPSYTCRPRRIDGLWYGGNSRTKEAVLAKGLVGPDVAEAQCLLRRAGYAPGVVDGIYGPLTERAVKQVQRKVGLVVDGIIGPHTWEALRG, from the coding sequence ATGTCGCGTTGGAAGGGCCTGCCGGCGGAACTGGACCCCAGGGTCCGGCAGCTGGTGGTGCGATTACGTCGGCTCAAGGACCACAGTGGGCTGAGCGCGCGGCAATTGGCGGCCAAGACGGGATACAGCACCTCGTCCTGGGAGCGGTATCTGGGCGGCCGGTCACTCCCGCCCCGGGAGGCCGTCGAGGCGATGGCCCGCATCGCCGGCGAGGATCCGACCCGCCTCCTCGCGCTGCACGAGGTCGCCGCCGAGGCCTGGACGGAGCGGCGCGGGGGCGCCTCCGGGGGCAGGGCGGGCCACGTGGTGGAGTCCGTGCCCCGGCCCCGTCGATCGGCCCGGCCCTGGATCCGGACCCGGACCGCGGTCGTCGTGGGCGCGGTGGCGCTCGTCCTGGCCGTCTCCACGACGGTCCTGCTGGCCGTACGACTCGACCGTGACGGTGGCGAGAAGCAGGCGGCGCCCTCGGCCACCCCCTCCTGGTCCATGCTGTCGCCGACGCCGTCGGAGCCGTCGTACACCTGCCGTCCGCGACGGATCGACGGTCTCTGGTACGGCGGCAACAGCCGTACGAAGGAGGCGGTCCTGGCCAAGGGGCTCGTCGGCCCCGACGTGGCCGAGGCGCAGTGTCTGCTGCGGCGGGCCGGATACGCGCCGGGAGTCGTCGACGGGATCTACGGGCCGCTGACGGAACGCGCGGTCAAGCAGGTGCAGCGGAAGGTCGGACTGGTCGTGGACGGCATTATCGGCCCGCACACCTGGGAGGCGCTGCGGGGATGA